In Fundulus heteroclitus isolate FHET01 unplaced genomic scaffold, MU-UCD_Fhet_4.1 scaffold_209, whole genome shotgun sequence, the following are encoded in one genomic region:
- the LOC118559039 gene encoding basic salivary proline-rich protein 3-like yields the protein MRGSTEKAPPPPPTARLPVKGVGRRSREKGREGGGLRTAKGDGPRAGVRARRAGRPDRSALRGMKADESACDSPSRGSMLSETGGLNELGEPTGAPSPHRWPGTGGGDIEPPVPPPEEGGELGTHRCTEDGQGLSRRTALSVTVPRETSNTRPVVKSRRGPDGSRPAGPRALLAEAGEQRQRCLQRVAGTQTRGRARLGARPTGGTGRRGNGGGKEEKTRRPAAQHGRPARPAPPPYGDVQTERREDAEDLTEPSNR from the exons ATGCGGGGCTCGACGGAGAAGgcgccgccccccccccccactgcccGGCTCCCGGTGAAGGGGGTCGGACGGAGGAGTAGGGAgaaagggagagagggaggaggactGCGGACGGCGAAGGGCGACGGTCCCCGGGCGGGGGTCCGCGCACGACGCGCCGGGCGTCCCGATCGGTCTGCACTTAGGGGGATGAAGGCGGACGAGTCCGCCTGTGACAGCCCCAGCCGCGGAAGC ATGCTCTCAGAGACCGGGGGTTTAAACGAGCTTGGAGAACCTACGGGCGCTCCATCCCCGCACCGGTGGCCCGGTACAGGGGGAGGAGACATTGAACCCCCCGTGCCCCCTCCGGAAGAGGGGGGAGAGTTGGGTACCCACCGGTGCACGGAGGATGGCCAGGGCCTGAGCCGCCGCACCGCGCTGAGTGTCACGGTTCCGAGGGAG ACCTCCAACACGCGGCCCGTCGTCAAGTCCCGCAGAGGCCCTGACGGGAGCAGGCCGGCGGGGCCGCGCGCTTtgttggcagaggcaggcgagcaaCGGCAGAGGTGCCTTCAGCGGGTGGCAGGGACCCAGACCAGGGGTCGGGCCCGGCTCGGGGCGAGGCCCAcgggaggcaccgggcgtcgggggaacggggGAGGGAAAGAGGAAAAGACGAGACGCCCAGCCGCGCAGCACGGCAGACCCGCCCGGCCTGCACCCCCCCCGTATGGAGACGTACAGACGGAGAGGAGGGAGGATGCCGAGGACCTCACTGAACCATCCAATCGGTAG